The genomic interval TGGCCGCGGTCAATGAAGAGAATAGACAGGAAGGCCTGCCCGAGGTGGAAATGGGCATCGGGGTGCACACGGGCCAAGTGGTGGTGGGGAATATCGGCTCGCCCGAACGCATGAAGTACGGGGTGGTGGGGAGTCATGTCAACCTCACCTCCCGCATCCAGTCCTATACCACAGGGGGCCAGATCCTGATCTCCGAGGCCACACGCCAAGACGTCGGGCCTCTCGTCAAGATTGGAAAGCAGATGGAGGTCAAAGCAAAGGGATTTGAACAGCTCATCCCCCTCTGCGAGGTCCGAGGCATTGGCGGGACACACAAGCTCTCTCTGCCGGAGACCGAAGATACGCTCGTTCCCCTGCCTCAGGAGATCCCTTTCCGCTATACCGTGGTCGAAGGGGACCATCTGAGTGGCGTCATGTTCACGGGAAGTTTCGTCAAGCTGTCAGCCAAGGGAGCCGAGGCACACTTGGAGAATCCCGTCGCCCCCTTGAGCAATCTCAACATGCACCTCATTGCCGACAACGGCGAAGAGATCCCTGGAGCACTGTACGGCAAGGTCGTGGAACAGCCATCGGAGAGTCCCACGATTTTTTCTGTGCGTTTCACCTCGATGCCGCCAGAAGTCGAGACGTTTTTACATCGCCTCTTGGGACAGTGTATTCCGGGAAACGCCGGATAGACTTTTGTCCCAATTGGAGCTCTCCAAGTATTTCTCAGTTTTTACTTAGCAGCATGAAACCTGAACATCAATCAGAGCCGATTACCTTGGCGATGAAAGTGGAGGTGGCCGATGGATCAAACTGTCTGGACCGAGAAAATCAAGGACGGTGAGACCATTTTAGAGGAAGGCAGCTGGCCCTTTTATGCGTACATACTCAAGTCTGGGAGGGCCAAGGTATTCAAAAATATTGATGGCAAACAAGTGCTGATACGCACGCTAAGCGAAGGGGATATCTTCGGAGAAATTGCTTTCCTTGAAGATGCCAAAAGGACCGCCTCGGTGATCGCGGACGGCGATGTGGAAGTAGAGAAGATCGCCAAGGACACCTTTATGGAGGTCCTTGATCAACTTCCCCAGGACGTGCGATCACGGCTCAACACCTTATTCAGTGATCTGACAGCCATGACTGAGGTCAACAGCCGTTTGGTGGCGCTCCTCTACGAGCTGCAGCACATGCGGGCGAAGATGATCGACCTGAAGTCTTTCGAAAGAGAGATCGAGAAGATGCCAGAGCTTCTGCGCCGGGTGGTCATTGGGTTGGTCCAACGTCTCAACGCATCCGTTGAAGGGTGCACCAAACTCGCAGGCAAGGTCGAGGAAACGGTTAAGGCGATCGACTCACTGTCGTTGCCCTTAACACAGTAACCGCGATTGCGTTTTGGAGGGGCCGGCGGCGGCGCCTCTCCCGCCTGAATTTGTGATGTGGTGGTGTGCGCGAGGGGTTCCCTAACGTCTAATCATCCGGGAGACCATCATGCCCCAAGTACAGATTCCGCATGGTGTTCCGCCACATCAGTCGATTACCGCCGTCGAGCTTGCGAATTACCTCGGGATCGGTTTAAGCATCGTCGTGTTGGCCCTTGTTCTCTATACGGTGATCTATCACCGGGACCGCCTC from Candidatus Methylomirabilota bacterium carries:
- a CDS encoding adenylate/guanylate cyclase domain-containing protein translates to AAVNEENRQEGLPEVEMGIGVHTGQVVVGNIGSPERMKYGVVGSHVNLTSRIQSYTTGGQILISEATRQDVGPLVKIGKQMEVKAKGFEQLIPLCEVRGIGGTHKLSLPETEDTLVPLPQEIPFRYTVVEGDHLSGVMFTGSFVKLSAKGAEAHLENPVAPLSNLNMHLIADNGEEIPGALYGKVVEQPSESPTIFSVRFTSMPPEVETFLHRLLGQCIPGNAG
- a CDS encoding cyclic nucleotide-binding domain-containing protein, encoding MDQTVWTEKIKDGETILEEGSWPFYAYILKSGRAKVFKNIDGKQVLIRTLSEGDIFGEIAFLEDAKRTASVIADGDVEVEKIAKDTFMEVLDQLPQDVRSRLNTLFSDLTAMTEVNSRLVALLYELQHMRAKMIDLKSFEREIEKMPELLRRVVIGLVQRLNASVEGCTKLAGKVEETVKAIDSLSLPLTQ